In Streptomyces sp. NBC_00091, the following proteins share a genomic window:
- a CDS encoding protein phosphatase 2C domain-containing protein: protein MRIDLASEPGNPEHPNEDWVSAATPASGGGVVIVLDGVTPPRGDDGCVHGVPWFSARLGGRLTELSGSRRDMPLERVLARAIADTADAHRDTCDLSHVRTPQATVAMVRWDEAYVEHLVLSDSVLLLRGPGGAVTPVLDDRLDRVPREVLGSVAATDALRNADGGFFTAAADPAVAARAVTGRTPRAEVRAVAALTDGASRWTDTFGEGDWAACLDVLRKEGAQGLIGRVRAVESDPLRPSARYKRHDDASAVYAEL, encoded by the coding sequence ATGCGCATCGACCTCGCCTCGGAACCCGGCAACCCGGAACACCCCAATGAGGACTGGGTGTCGGCCGCGACACCTGCGTCGGGAGGCGGCGTCGTGATCGTCCTGGACGGAGTCACCCCGCCGCGCGGGGACGACGGCTGCGTGCACGGAGTGCCCTGGTTCTCCGCCCGGCTCGGCGGCCGATTGACCGAACTGTCCGGATCGCGGCGGGACATGCCCCTGGAGCGGGTCCTGGCCCGGGCCATCGCGGACACCGCCGACGCCCACCGCGACACCTGTGACCTTTCTCACGTCCGGACCCCGCAGGCGACGGTGGCCATGGTGCGCTGGGACGAGGCGTACGTGGAGCACCTGGTGCTCTCGGACTCCGTACTGCTGCTCCGCGGACCCGGCGGTGCGGTCACCCCGGTGCTCGACGACCGGCTGGACCGGGTGCCGCGCGAGGTGCTCGGCTCGGTGGCGGCGACCGACGCGCTGCGCAATGCCGACGGGGGCTTCTTCACCGCGGCCGCGGACCCGGCGGTGGCGGCCCGGGCGGTCACCGGGCGCACCCCGCGCGCCGAGGTGCGGGCGGTGGCGGCGCTCACGGACGGGGCGAGCCGCTGGACGGACACCTTCGGGGAGGGCGACTGGGCGGCCTGCCTGGACGTGCTGCGCAAGGAGGGCGCGCAGGGGCTGATCGGGCGGGTCCGGGCCGTGGAGTCGGATCCGCTGCGCCCGTCGGCCCGGTACAAGCGGCACGACGACGCCTCGGCGGTCTACGCGGAGCTGTGA
- a CDS encoding MarR family winged helix-turn-helix transcriptional regulator, whose product MHGSEDQEFLALERELSVFLRRARASSGEMARALHPELEPAAYGLLVRLEAAGRQRATELAAYFGVGKATMSRQLRALEVLGLVAREPDPADGRAFLVGLTEEGRTRFLRVRGARREQYMRKLADWDRGEVAELARLLNQLNSGEE is encoded by the coding sequence GTGCACGGCAGCGAAGACCAGGAGTTCCTCGCCCTGGAGCGGGAGCTGTCCGTCTTCCTGCGGCGCGCCCGCGCCTCCTCCGGCGAGATGGCCCGCGCCCTGCACCCCGAGCTGGAGCCGGCCGCGTACGGGCTGCTCGTCCGGCTGGAGGCCGCCGGCCGCCAGCGGGCCACCGAGCTGGCCGCCTACTTCGGGGTCGGCAAGGCCACCATGAGCCGCCAGCTGCGGGCCCTGGAGGTGCTGGGCCTGGTGGCCCGCGAGCCGGACCCCGCCGACGGCCGCGCCTTTCTCGTCGGGCTGACGGAGGAGGGCCGGACCCGCTTCCTGCGCGTACGGGGAGCCCGGCGCGAGCAGTACATGCGCAAACTGGCCGACTGGGACCGGGGCGAGGTGGCGGAACTCGCCAGACTGCTCAACCAGCTGAACTCCGGCGAGGAGTAG
- the lon gene encoding endopeptidase La codes for MASTSVSLTLPVLPLDDEVVLPGMVVPLDLSDAEVRGAVEAAQAAAGSGKPRVLLVPRVDGKYAGIGVLGTVEQVGRLSDGDPGALIRGRGRVRIGAGTTGPGAALWVEGETVDEKVPDPLPGAVADLVKEYKALATSWLKKRGAWQVVDRVQQIEGVSALADNSGYSPFLTVAQKVELLETADPVARLRLAVKALSDHLAEQDVAESIAKDVQDGVEKQQREFLLRRQLEAVRKELRELGGEKEGEESDDYRARVEAADLPEKVREAALKEVDKLERSSDQSPEGSWIRTWLDTVLELPWNERTEDQYDIQGARAILDAEHAGLSDVKDRITEYLAVRKRRGERGMGVIGGRRGGAVLALVGPPGVGKTSLGESVAHAMGRKFVRVALGGVRDEAEIRGHRRTYVGALPGRIVRAIKEAGSMNPVVLLDEIDKVGSDFRGDPAAALLEVLDPAQNHTFRDHYLEVELDLSDVVFLATANVLEAIPEALADRMELVRLDGYTEDEKVVIARDHLLPRQLERAGLAAEEVVLEEEALRKLAGEYTREAGVRTLERSIARLLRKVASQHELGEREFPFTIGADELRALIGRPHHVPESAQDPAERRTAVPGVATGLAVTGAGGDVLFVEASLADPETGAAGLTLTGQLGDVMKESAQIALSFLRSHGAELELPVADLKDRGVHIHFPAGAVPKDGPSAGITMTTALASLLSGRQVRTDVAMTGEVSLTGRVLPIGGVKQKLLAAHRAGLTTVIIPKRNEADLDDVPAEVLEGLEVHPVTDVRQVLELALAPAVVSFTKAA; via the coding sequence ATGGCTTCGACGTCCGTATCGCTCACCCTGCCCGTACTGCCGCTCGACGACGAGGTCGTGCTGCCCGGGATGGTCGTTCCCCTGGACCTGTCCGACGCCGAGGTGCGCGGAGCCGTCGAGGCCGCGCAGGCGGCGGCCGGGAGCGGGAAGCCCCGGGTGCTCCTCGTACCGCGGGTCGACGGGAAGTACGCCGGTATCGGGGTGCTGGGGACCGTCGAGCAGGTCGGGCGGCTCTCCGACGGGGATCCGGGGGCCCTGATCCGCGGGCGCGGCCGCGTCCGGATCGGGGCCGGGACCACCGGGCCGGGGGCCGCGCTCTGGGTCGAGGGGGAGACCGTCGACGAGAAGGTGCCCGACCCGCTGCCCGGGGCGGTCGCCGACCTCGTCAAGGAGTACAAGGCGCTCGCCACCAGCTGGCTCAAGAAGCGCGGGGCCTGGCAGGTCGTGGACCGGGTCCAGCAGATCGAGGGGGTTTCCGCCCTCGCCGACAACTCCGGGTACTCGCCCTTCCTGACCGTGGCTCAGAAGGTGGAGCTGCTGGAGACCGCCGACCCCGTCGCCCGGCTCCGGCTCGCCGTCAAGGCGCTCAGCGACCACCTCGCCGAGCAGGACGTCGCCGAATCCATCGCCAAGGACGTCCAGGACGGCGTCGAAAAGCAGCAGCGGGAGTTCCTGCTGCGCCGCCAGCTGGAGGCGGTCCGCAAGGAACTGCGCGAGCTGGGCGGGGAGAAGGAGGGCGAGGAGTCCGACGACTACCGCGCCCGCGTCGAGGCGGCCGACCTGCCCGAGAAGGTACGGGAAGCCGCGCTCAAGGAGGTCGACAAGCTGGAGCGGTCCAGCGACCAGAGCCCCGAGGGCTCCTGGATCCGCACCTGGCTCGACACCGTCCTCGAACTGCCCTGGAACGAGCGCACCGAGGACCAGTACGACATCCAGGGCGCCCGGGCGATCCTCGACGCCGAGCACGCCGGGCTGAGCGACGTGAAGGACCGCATCACCGAGTACCTCGCCGTGCGCAAGCGGCGCGGCGAGCGGGGGATGGGCGTCATCGGCGGGCGGCGCGGCGGGGCCGTCCTGGCGCTCGTGGGGCCGCCCGGCGTCGGGAAGACCTCGCTCGGCGAGAGCGTGGCCCATGCCATGGGGCGCAAGTTCGTCCGGGTCGCGCTGGGCGGCGTGCGGGACGAGGCCGAGATCCGCGGACACCGGCGGACCTACGTCGGCGCCCTGCCCGGCCGCATCGTCCGGGCGATCAAGGAGGCCGGGTCCATGAACCCGGTGGTCCTCCTCGACGAGATCGACAAGGTGGGCTCCGACTTCCGGGGCGATCCCGCGGCCGCCCTGCTGGAAGTGCTGGACCCCGCGCAGAACCACACCTTCCGGGACCACTACCTGGAGGTGGAGCTGGACCTCAGCGATGTCGTCTTCCTGGCCACCGCCAATGTCCTGGAGGCCATTCCGGAGGCACTCGCCGACCGGATGGAGCTGGTGCGCCTCGACGGCTACACCGAGGACGAGAAGGTCGTCATCGCCCGCGACCACCTGCTGCCCCGCCAGCTGGAGCGCGCCGGGCTGGCCGCCGAAGAGGTGGTCCTGGAGGAGGAGGCCCTGCGCAAGCTCGCCGGCGAGTACACCCGCGAGGCCGGCGTGCGCACCCTGGAGCGGTCCATCGCGCGGCTGCTGCGCAAGGTGGCCTCGCAGCACGAGCTGGGCGAGCGGGAGTTCCCCTTCACCATCGGCGCGGACGAGCTGCGCGCCCTGATCGGCCGGCCGCACCACGTCCCGGAGTCCGCGCAGGACCCGGCGGAGCGGCGTACGGCCGTCCCCGGCGTGGCCACGGGCCTCGCCGTGACCGGGGCGGGCGGAGACGTCCTGTTCGTCGAGGCCTCCCTCGCCGACCCGGAGACCGGCGCCGCCGGGCTCACCCTCACCGGCCAGCTGGGCGACGTCATGAAGGAATCGGCGCAGATCGCGCTCAGCTTCCTGCGCTCCCACGGAGCCGAACTGGAACTGCCGGTCGCCGACCTCAAGGACCGGGGCGTGCACATCCACTTCCCGGCGGGCGCCGTGCCCAAGGACGGCCCCAGCGCCGGCATCACCATGACCACGGCGCTCGCCTCCCTGCTCTCCGGCCGGCAGGTCCGCACGGACGTGGCCATGACCGGCGAGGTCTCGCTGACCGGGCGCGTGCTCCCGATCGGCGGGGTGAAGCAGAAGCTGCTCGCCGCGCACCGGGCCGGGCTGACCACCGTGATCATCCCCAAGCGGAACGAGGCCGACCTGGACGACGTCCCGGCCGAGGTGCTGGAGGGGCTGGAGGTGCACCCGGTGACGGACGTGCGCCAGGTACTGGAGCTCGCCCTCGCCCCGGCGGTGGTGTCCTTCACCAAGGCCGCCTGA
- a CDS encoding RidA family protein, whose translation MTDIRRIVSSGSPLEPRIGFSRAVRSGRYVAVAGTAPIGDDGSTVGPGDVHAQTVRCLDIAERALREAGSSLGEVVRTRIMLTDITRWEEAARAHGERFAEIRPVTTFVEVSRFIDPAWLVEVEIDAVTP comes from the coding sequence ATGACAGACATACGACGGATCGTCAGCTCGGGGTCGCCACTGGAACCCCGGATCGGCTTCTCCCGCGCCGTGCGCTCGGGCCGGTACGTGGCCGTCGCGGGCACCGCGCCGATCGGGGACGACGGCTCCACCGTCGGCCCGGGCGACGTCCACGCCCAGACGGTGCGCTGCCTGGACATCGCCGAGCGGGCCCTGCGGGAGGCGGGCTCCTCGCTGGGGGAGGTCGTACGGACCCGGATCATGCTGACCGACATCACCCGGTGGGAGGAGGCCGCGCGGGCCCACGGCGAGCGCTTCGCCGAGATCCGCCCGGTGACCACCTTCGTGGAGGTGTCCCGCTTCATCGACCCCGCCTGGCTGGTCGAGGTCGAGATCGACGCGGTGACCCCCTAA
- a CDS encoding DUF4097 family beta strand repeat-containing protein, protein MAPHTASARLSRTALGALVTAGVLLLSGCSLWQEAELKTSTADATVAEAVTAVELTGVRRGSVEVTAGAGPGVTVHRVAHYRGDTAPTPGQRVSGGVLSFSDGCRSGEACWIDYRLEVPASAKVRVAGSSGDITVTGVAAAELDSSSGDVRAERIAGPLKVRTSSGEIRATALAGPEADLASSSGDTTAEFAKAPDSLSATTGSGNVTLKVPRSAYRLSATTASGDRDITLPVTADGPSRITVRTSSGDIRVSAA, encoded by the coding sequence ATGGCACCTCACACCGCATCAGCCCGCCTCTCCCGTACGGCCCTCGGAGCCCTCGTGACCGCCGGGGTCCTGCTCCTGTCGGGCTGCTCCCTGTGGCAGGAGGCCGAGCTGAAGACCTCCACCGCCGACGCCACGGTCGCCGAGGCCGTCACGGCGGTGGAGCTGACGGGCGTACGGCGCGGCTCCGTGGAGGTGACGGCGGGCGCCGGCCCCGGGGTCACCGTCCACCGGGTCGCGCACTACCGGGGCGACACCGCGCCCACGCCCGGGCAGCGGGTCTCGGGCGGGGTGCTGAGCTTCAGCGACGGCTGCCGGAGCGGGGAGGCCTGCTGGATCGACTACCGGCTGGAGGTGCCGGCCTCGGCGAAGGTCCGGGTCGCCGGCAGCAGCGGCGACATCACGGTGACGGGCGTGGCGGCGGCCGAGCTGGACTCCTCCTCCGGCGACGTCCGGGCCGAGCGCATCGCGGGCCCGCTGAAGGTCCGTACCTCCTCCGGGGAGATCAGGGCCACCGCCCTGGCCGGCCCCGAGGCCGACCTCGCCTCGAGCTCGGGCGACACCACGGCGGAATTCGCGAAGGCCCCGGACTCGCTGTCGGCGACGACCGGCTCCGGCAACGTCACCCTGAAGGTCCCGCGGTCCGCCTACCGGCTGTCGGCCACCACTGCCTCGGGCGACCGCGACATCACCCTCCCCGTCACCGCCGACGGCCCCTCCCGCATCACCGTCCGCACCAGCTCCGGCGACATCCGCGTCTCGGCGGCTTAG
- a CDS encoding sulfurtransferase: MPATENPGPLVGADWLADRLGADGLVVFDASVGAHRGTARRIPGARPFDLDGALSDHAASAPHTMPAAAEFAEALRGLGVDDTDTVVVYDGAGIYSSARAWWMLRAMGFDRAAVLDGGLPAWAAAGLPVEPVAAAYEGPRGSFTARPRPGLLVDAAAVAAALADPAAAVLDARTRERFAGTAPEPRPGLRGGHMPGALNLPFGELQGPDGLMRAPGELREAFASLTGDPERLYFSCGSGVTACVLALGAALAGYEGLSVYDGSWSEWGLPSELRPVVTGG; the protein is encoded by the coding sequence ATGCCCGCAACCGAGAACCCCGGCCCGCTCGTCGGGGCCGACTGGCTCGCCGACCGGCTAGGGGCAGACGGGCTCGTGGTGTTCGACGCCTCCGTCGGCGCTCATCGGGGTACCGCCCGGCGGATACCCGGCGCGCGCCCCTTCGACCTCGACGGCGCCCTGTCCGACCACGCGGCCAGCGCCCCGCACACCATGCCGGCGGCGGCCGAGTTCGCCGAGGCCCTGCGCGGGCTGGGCGTGGACGACACCGACACCGTCGTCGTCTACGACGGCGCCGGGATCTACTCCAGCGCCCGCGCCTGGTGGATGCTGCGCGCCATGGGCTTCGACCGGGCCGCCGTCCTGGACGGGGGTCTGCCCGCCTGGGCCGCCGCCGGGCTGCCCGTCGAGCCTGTCGCGGCGGCGTACGAGGGGCCGCGCGGCTCCTTCACCGCCCGGCCCCGCCCCGGGCTGCTGGTGGACGCCGCCGCCGTCGCCGCGGCCCTGGCCGACCCGGCCGCCGCCGTGCTCGACGCCCGTACCCGGGAGCGTTTCGCCGGCACCGCCCCCGAGCCCCGGCCCGGGCTGCGCGGCGGGCACATGCCGGGCGCGCTGAACCTGCCCTTCGGCGAACTCCAGGGGCCGGACGGGCTGATGCGCGCCCCCGGGGAACTGCGCGAGGCCTTCGCGTCGTTGACGGGGGACCCGGAGCGGCTCTACTTCAGCTGCGGCTCCGGGGTGACGGCCTGCGTGCTCGCGCTGGGCGCCGCCCTCGCCGGGTACGAGGGGCTGTCGGTGTACGACGGCTCGTGGAGCGAGTGGGGCCTGCCCTCGGAGCTCCGGCCGGTGGTGACCGGGGGTTAA
- a CDS encoding response regulator transcription factor, whose protein sequence is MEQTHTTHNGAAATPGAQRRVLVVEDDRTIADAIAARLRAEGFQVQTAYDGPAAVAAAESWQPELLVLDVMLPGFDGLEVCRRVQAQRPVPVLMLTARDDETDMLVGLGVGADDYMTKPFSMRELAARVHVLLRRVERATLAATAPRGATLRLGDLEIDHAQRRVRVQTEDVHLTPTEFDLLVCLAGTPRAVLSREQLLAEVWDWADASGTRTVDSHIKALRRKIGADRIRTVHGVGYALETPAQA, encoded by the coding sequence ATGGAACAGACACACACCACCCACAACGGCGCCGCGGCCACTCCAGGTGCCCAGCGGCGCGTGCTCGTGGTCGAGGACGACCGCACCATCGCCGACGCCATCGCGGCCCGGCTGCGGGCCGAGGGCTTCCAGGTGCAGACGGCGTACGACGGCCCTGCCGCCGTCGCGGCCGCCGAGAGCTGGCAGCCCGAGCTGCTGGTGCTGGACGTCATGCTGCCCGGATTCGACGGGCTGGAGGTCTGCCGCCGGGTCCAGGCCCAGCGGCCGGTCCCGGTGCTGATGCTCACGGCCCGGGACGACGAGACCGACATGCTGGTCGGCCTCGGGGTCGGGGCCGACGACTACATGACGAAGCCGTTCTCCATGCGGGAGCTGGCCGCGCGGGTGCACGTACTGCTGCGCCGGGTGGAGCGGGCCACGCTGGCCGCGACCGCTCCGCGCGGGGCGACGCTGCGCCTGGGCGACCTGGAAATCGACCACGCGCAGCGCAGGGTGCGGGTGCAGACGGAGGACGTGCACCTGACGCCGACCGAGTTCGACCTGCTGGTGTGCCTGGCGGGGACCCCTCGGGCGGTGCTCTCGCGGGAGCAGCTGCTGGCGGAGGTGTGGGACTGGGCCGACGCGTCGGGGACCCGTACGGTCGACAGCCACATCAAGGCCCTGCGCCGGAAGATCGGCGCGGACCGGATCCGTACGGTCCACGGCGTCGGGTACGCCCTGGAGACCCCGGCGCAGGCGTGA
- a CDS encoding ATP-binding protein — protein MPPRGPGLRPYSPFSIKTKLGTLVVVSVFITTGLLMVALRTATEVRFITVFSVIASMLITQFVAHGLTAPLDEMTTVARAISHGDYTRRVRGAGRRDELGDLAATINLMADDLEAEDRHRRELVANVSHELRTPIAALRAVLENVVDGVSQADPETMRTMLKQAERLGGLVDTLLDLSRVDNGVVPLKARRFEVWPYLSGVLKESGLAAAGRPGLASGSGGHTRNDVHLHLDVFPPELTAYADAERLHQVVANLIDNAVKHSPAHGRVTVRARAGEAPGGLKLEVVDEGPGIPEAERHRVFERFNRGSAGGGDGGTGLGLAIARWAVGLHGGHIGVAESSRGCRILVTLPGSSQAPS, from the coding sequence GTGCCGCCCCGCGGGCCGGGACTGCGGCCGTATTCGCCGTTCTCGATCAAGACGAAGCTGGGCACGCTCGTCGTGGTCTCGGTGTTCATCACCACGGGGCTGCTGATGGTGGCCCTGCGCACGGCCACGGAAGTGCGGTTCATCACGGTCTTCTCGGTGATCGCCTCGATGCTGATCACGCAGTTCGTGGCGCACGGTCTGACGGCGCCGCTGGACGAGATGACGACGGTGGCCCGGGCGATCTCCCACGGGGACTACACGCGCCGGGTGCGGGGCGCCGGGCGCCGTGACGAGCTGGGCGATCTGGCCGCGACGATCAACCTGATGGCCGACGATCTCGAGGCCGAGGACAGGCACCGTCGAGAACTGGTCGCGAACGTCTCGCACGAGCTGCGCACGCCGATCGCGGCGCTGCGGGCGGTGCTGGAGAACGTGGTGGACGGGGTCTCGCAGGCCGATCCGGAGACCATGCGGACCATGCTGAAGCAGGCCGAGCGGCTGGGCGGGCTGGTGGACACCCTGCTGGACCTGTCCCGGGTGGACAACGGGGTGGTGCCGCTGAAGGCCCGCCGGTTCGAGGTGTGGCCGTACCTGTCGGGGGTGCTGAAGGAGTCGGGGCTCGCGGCCGCCGGCCGGCCGGGGCTGGCCTCCGGTTCGGGTGGGCACACCCGCAACGACGTGCACCTCCACTTGGACGTCTTCCCGCCCGAGCTCACCGCCTACGCGGACGCGGAGCGGCTGCACCAGGTGGTGGCGAACCTGATCGACAACGCGGTCAAGCACAGCCCCGCGCACGGCCGGGTCACGGTCCGCGCCCGGGCCGGGGAGGCGCCGGGGGGCCTGAAGCTGGAGGTCGTCGACGAGGGTCCGGGGATTCCGGAGGCGGAGCGCCACCGGGTCTTCGAGCGGTTCAACCGGGGGTCGGCGGGGGGCGGCGACGGGGGCACCGGTCTGGGCCTGGCGATCGCCCGCTGGGCCGTCGGCCTGCACGGAGGGCACATCGGCGTGGCCGAATCGTCACGGGGTTGCCGAATCCTTGTCACCCTTCCGGGCAGCTCGCAGGCGCCGTCTTGA